Part of the Pomacea canaliculata isolate SZHN2017 linkage group LG11, ASM307304v1, whole genome shotgun sequence genome is shown below.
TCGTAATAGTATGAAGGAAATGCGCTTATaaattccatcatcatcatctaatttgtcatcatcatcctaaTCACTTAACACAATCAATACATCGGTAGAGTCAGTTTCAGTCGCCGTGAAAGGTTCGGCGACTTGCATGCTAGGTGACAATTGTCTGTCTACACAGTGTGTTAGTCTGCTGGGTTGTGAACAAGTATTGTAAGCAACTATTTAGACTTTGCCCATAACAAAGAAGCGAAGGATTTCGATTCCGGCAATGGTAGGGAACATCCAAAGCGCGTGCGCCTACCGAGGTGGTGCATGTGGTTGATGGCTTGGGTGATGCGGATGCTGGACGGGAACATGGCGGTGAGGCAGTGGCGGGGACAGGTAGACGTGTACGTCTGCAGGGATTTCGTTGTGTTGACGTAAGCCCTTGTCGCATCTCCGCTGCCTCCCTTCCTCATCTTGCCATCGTCGTCATCGCCATCGTTCGTGGAAACAGGGTCCACCTGACAAAGCACACACAAGATGGTTTCTCTTAAGCATCGTGGCTACCACACTAGGCTTCTCACAAGACATTATGCAAGGCCTCCGTCGCTGTTAAAGCTAAACTTAAGTAATACCACTCAGTGCAcactcatttcttctttttatgcAGCTATTTACTAATAAGTAATACTTATAATAGTATATAGCCATACTTACAGTAATATTATCATATTTACAGCCAGGGTATAACTATATAGTAACATTCTtgctattttcatttttttcaattctttggTTTCTTCCTTTCAACCCCCGTAAATTTATACAGACCTTCATGCAACGTTTGAAGAATCAGTTTATTCAAGAGTggaataaaatatgttaaaaataatatttgcgtTATTGTATGTTTAAAGAAGATTTTGGCTCAGAGGAAGTACCTGATAGATTAAGCCCCTTTCTTAAAAGTCCACTTAATAAAATTTACGTTAAGCTTCAATAAATTGTTCATAAAATGATATTGTGATATAGCTAGACTTTTAATGTTCATTATGTAATTTAAATGAGGTAGGGGAggaattttaaatgtgtatctgtatcatgtgtgtgtgtgtgtaaaataactTCGCCCTCTGACCTGCAGGTACAGGTGACCAAAGACCAGGATGCCAGCGTCGTAACGACGCAGGTTCGGGGTTATGTGAATAATTAACCCAGAGCTGTCCATCAATGCAGAGGATTTCTGTGGATTATTCCAGTGAACctaaaacatacacatgcaccaTTTGAAGAAAAAACTCTGTGAAGTACACACAGGTTACAAAAAATCCCTGAAATTTGAAAGCACGTTACTCTATTTAACAATTTAAgtgtaaaatgttaatttaacgagttaaaataattattgaaagCTGCTTAGATCCAACACAGAAAACATGATCCAGCAAAGGTGGTCGTGAAATAGTTAAATAATGAAATTGGCAGTAAACATGTTATGAAGTAGTTAAGAAGTGGATATAGTTAAACACTGTTTGAAAAACCTGCATACTTACTTGCAATGCCACGACTTTATATCCGTTCTTGCCCAGACGGAAACCAGCCTCTTGATGAATGCAGTCACCTTGGATACCGATAGTCCAGGCAACGATGACCTCTTGGCACAGAACGTGAGGGACCATCTCGCACTGGTAAGGCTCCTTCGAGTCTTGAAGGGTCCCtgtcgccaaaaaaaaaaaaaaaaaaaaaaaatagaaagagatgTAATCAAGTGGTTGGTGAGTCAAAGTTCCACAAAAATGGCTTGAATCAATATCCCGCTGATGACTTTACAAAGTGATGTGTGACCATTACTCCAACACCTGCACAACCGTCAATACCACAAGGTCAACTGGGCAAAGACTAGACTCGATTCATGTTTACGGGTGGACAGGCCATCCATTGGTCTTTTGTCAGCCCTCTTAAGGAGTCATAAGGTTATTGGCTTTACTATGTAGCTGGTAGGTGAGAGGCTGCGGAAAAGACTATTTGTGGTGCGAGCATGCGCAATAGCGAATCTTATACATCGTTAAAGACATACTTCATTTCAGTGCAAATCAGTTGGGAAAAAACATTCTTTGCCTACATATAGCAGTTATGATTTTAGAAAAGTTTGGTAGATCACCCGTAAAGTTTCGctgacaaaaatttaaaaaaaccagccCGGATGTGATTGGTCTTGTGTGCCGAAATAGCAGTCCCTTAGTAATGGAATTTTGTGACACTACTAAGCAGTCTAATTGAATTTTGTGACGATCAGACCTTGCACTATCATAATCCCTCTTTCTAACAAATAGGATGATGGTAGTGGTGAGGTCGACGTAGAGGAGGACGACGACAACTGGTGAAACGAGAATTTGTCTAAGTACGAAAACAAAGGACATTACCATCATCTCGGCAGCCGAAGAGAAGCATGTGGTGCACAGTGCTGGTGTTGTTGAGGAGGGGCTGTGCGGCCACCAGGTGGCGGCTGGTGTCGTCGTGCAAGCGGAAGAGCATGCACGAGTAGGTCGTCTCGTGGGGAGGCACGTGCGTGGGCGGCAACCGCAGCGTCAGGTTCTGCAGGTCTGCACAGGTGAAATAATGAACCGGTAAAAACATTGCATGTGTGACAATCGCCCAGGTGAGACACTGCATTGGTCGGCATCGCACAGTTAAACGTCTTATGTGAACGTGAACATCACTTGAACACTACATAGTTAAAACATTGCAAGGTGAGCATCACAaaggcacaaaaaaaaattgcacaggTGACAATCGCACAGGTGAAACATTGCACATGCGAACATCATACAAGTGTAACACAGCACATATAAAACTATATCTGCGGTCGCCCTAAAATTGTTACTCTCTTTAAGAAAATCTTTAGTAtgaatgagataaaaaaaaaaaagaagcagcatTATCACCCTCCATTAtcttttttcaattcttttcCAGATTTGTAAGTTCCATAAtgcagacaggaaaaaaacaacatttgaaCAGCTTTAGTTTTACCTTTATCTTTAAATGCTTCACATTCAAAATTTCCCGGCATGCACTTCAGCCAGCTGTTTTTCTGCCGACATATTGGTAAATCGACGGGCTCGCAGACACCTGTGAAGTCAGAAAACATAACAACTAAAGCAATTGATTGAGAGTGGTCTTACTGATATAAATTGGTTGCTCCTTAGTTTTATTTGATGcgaattttttaaatctttggtATATCGCATTATTGGCATTATTGGGCAAACCACGTTCAGTGATAACATCATCTGTTAATagtataaataaacatgataataataatcatgtcgcagaataaaatataaacacctTGATTGCCCCCACCAAACAGACACACCCACTTTGGCACTTCGATCACTTTGAACACCAATCATTATTTCAAATATGGAAGAGGCTCAGCCTCGTTTTCTCAATAAAATAGTAATTTCCTTTTATTGCACATTCTAATCGATAAAAATTATCCAACACCACCACTAATCGTTAAAAGTTTTTTAAGAGATGAGCCTTATAATTTGATGTATTGAGCAGGAGATAATTATAGGCACTTAATAAGAAGCGAACACTAAAACCTTTCCTGAAGGCTGTAACATCATGAATTCAGCAAGTGAGCACTAAAACCTTTCCTGAAAGCTGTAACAGGTCCTTCAACAAGCGAACACTGACTGGTTCAGTAAGTGAACAGTACAAGTCGATCATCAAATGAACTCTAATGTCATGTCTACTGTGCAGAGGAGAATTTTCAGTTGATGAATTCAGCAAGAGGACCCTATAATATGTTGATGAAGTCAGCAAGAGGACACTATAATATGTTGATGAATTCAGAAAGAGGACACTATAATATGTTGATGAAGTCAGCAAGAGGACACTATAATATGTTGATAAATTCAGCCAGCTGTTTACTAACATGTCAACAGTTCCCTCCTGCTCTGTGTCCTCGTCGGCACGATGAGCAGCTAATGGTGTCGTGAGAAAATGcttgtctgtgagtgtgtgtgtctacgtGCTGCTCTGCACGCAGTTTACTCGCGGTGCCAGTAGGTCAGGGATTTCACAGGCCTGCTTGTCATCTCCATGTTAACTGTTACTCGGATtttccccctccttctctcGCACGCCACCGAGAGCGTAAAACCCAGAAAGACTCCGTGTAACCTTTGACATTTCACGGCAGAAAAAAGCCCAGACTTGCTCTTTTGCAATTTACCGCAGCGAAGGAAGAGGAAGGAAATCTGCAAAGTGGGGAGCAAGTCTCTAAATGTGACCAATCCTCCCATCCCCGCCATCCCCCGTCTCTCCCCGAAATTATTCTATAGGGTGATGGCTCTTCCGGCTGTTATTTGCGTTGCCGGCGCAGGTGATGAATAGTGTTCAACCTGTGGGTAAAGATGCCCTCCATGTTTTGAACAGCTCCCACGGGCATGAGCGAACGCTCACTCGGGCACATGCAGCCCGGAAAATCAAGGGGACTGAAAAGCAAACGTATTATTTTCGTCCATGACAAGTGCTAAACtgcaatgaaagtaaaaatattacaaaatttttttggaACTGCATTTTCATGAGTTTAAGAAAAATCCCCCATTGTTTTTAGCTACGTAGGCGCTTTTAGAACCCTCGCGATACCAGGAGCAGGTGAAGGAGAAAGATGAGAAGgataaagatgatgaaaaaggaCCATGATAAAAAGTGGTCATTATCATCGAACAACCCGCCGTCTCTGTCAAAACCTGTTGTCAtcatcgaaaaaaaatttttcacacGTTGGATGCTCGTTGGTCACAACTGTCACTTCCAAGACTTACTTATCTGACTTTCGTCGAGAGCTCGAGAAAAATACGATAGGGTAAAGGGTGGGCCTGTCTTGGACTGCCGCTCAGCTTCCGGTAGTGGAAGATAACCCAGCGGCAGGGCTGTCGAGCCCCTTAGCGGGGCCATATGGTGCGACAAGAAGGTTCTAgaatttctttcatgtcttcaAAGATACGCAGTTCTCTCTTTCAAAAAAGGAGGTAATGGTTTTATCGACGATATGACCGACgaaagacgatttttttttaaaatgtgacgTTTGTCGTCGCGATTTGGTGACATACGGAAGTGGTGAATGACTGGATGGCAAAGTGGATCCAGAGAAGAAGGACTCTACCTGGATGCGTGATGTTGGTGATCCTGAAAGGAGATTTGCCAGGTCTCCAGGTGCAGTCAGGGTCACCTAGCTCCTCCCCGTTCGTTCGTCCATCCCCATCCGAGTCCGCTCGGCAGATCTTCGTGTTCCAGGTCTGAAGACGAGGTCAAAGGATTATAAAAAGAAGTGCAACAGAATTGAGAAACTCGGTGTTAATAAATACAATGTCATATCATCATGACCATAGCAGTATAAGCTAAGTGACGTATGAATGACCATAATGTTGTATGCTTCATGAGGTGTGAGTAAATAATGTTATATTGTGAGTGAGAATTATGAATGAATGTTATAAAGAACATTGCACGCTTTGTTACATGTTCGGTGTTAGACCAAAGGATTCTGCGAAAATATCATTACCACAAACAGAAGATAGTTCAGCCTAAGTCTCTGTCTataaagcaagcaaaaaaatacataaataaaataaaaatgactggCTCGGGGAAAGGGCCAAGTTCTTCGCCAAGCTCGGGGCTGAAGAATTGTTTTGTGTACCCATAACACACAGCGCAGCAGAAAATTACCTGTTCCGGGACCAGCCGAGACTGATACAGTCGTAATCAGGTTCAGCAGCAGGTTAACTCATCTTGTAATTATCTCCCATCATAAACCTCAGGGAGTAATAGCTCTCGCCCAGGGGAAGTAATATTTACAGGATCTCATGAAAGAGAGAACTATGCACGGGAGCTAAATCACTCATGAATGATGGCTGCAGGGTTAGCTGCTCTTGCTTCCTTTCCTTTCCGTCTCAGCAGTTTTTCATTTGTCTGCTCACTCGTTCTTCCTTACCTCTTCCATTATGCACCTAACACTGTGATGCCGAAGAGAACTtgaagtgttaaaaaataaagaaccaTAATAACATATGTAGCACCACGAAAGACGAGTTACACCCGGGACCTTACAATCATAACTTGCTAAGCGAGCTCATACCACTCCGCCACCATGAATGGTATCAGCATCGCATTTCCTACCACTCCATCAACCCCCCACCTctgctttctttcatctttgcaTGATTCCTCCACTTGTTTCCTTCCCACCCTCCATCGCGACACTCGTATACTAATTGtcacaaataaatgtgtttacagCTGTGGGTCACGCAAGCCAGGGAGAAATCAAACCGCTGAATGTCCGCTCGAAGGATGAAGCCAGACCCGAAAGATGACATgatctgattggtttgtttAAATCTGCATTAGATCGTTTTCCCCCGGCGCCAAGAAATACAACATCTAGTGctatttataatataatatagCACAGCCGCAAAGACAGCAGCTACATCCGAGTTCCAGAAACGAGCTCATGTCGGCGCCATGATGAAACGTCACGTCACGCCCCTCCATCCATTCTGCCTCTCTAAACAGGGCCGGCAGGCCCCAgtctcccctttccccccaaatGGTCACATGTGACTGGTCAAACTCCTCAGCACACAGCACCGACGACATTTCAACATCAAGAGAATATATTTTCAAGGAGGTGTAGGCAGggcagtattttttttacgCTTGCGCACGCAAGATAGTATTgtttcacgcatgcgcaggcaGCTGAATCATTACAGGTCGTTGACAAGTCCACATGATGGAGCAACGAGGCTTTTCCCCCCTAGCGACGTCATCATGAGACTTTGCGAGGAACCCGGATGTCGTAAACTTCTTTACAGCGCATGGGTAGTGATTAATTTTCAGCAGCCGAAGCGAAATTAAAATGGCTCAGCACCTCAATCAGCACAGtgcccataaaaaaaaaaaaaaaaaatctacgtgtgtgtgtggaagagggTGGGGTAGAAACTGCCCTAAAAGCATCTCATCTGTTTCTTTTATCAACACAAACATCGATTTACATCACACGATGCATCACGATGTTTTGCTCAGACGATAGATCACAGACAAAGGAAGTCTGGAAAAGGAGAGTCGAACGTGTTTCATATTCAAGATGCAGACGACAGCTCACCGCGCCGAACTTGGAGAAGTCCATCCCGAACATGTTTCTGACTCCCCCTCCTGCCGGGTACTTGTGACCCACTCCTAGCCACGTCTGTCCCTCCACGCAGGGGTGCGGCACCCGATTGCCGTTGGGGATGAGAGTCTGGAAGTTCGGGTGGCACCAGACTACGTGTAGCAGCAGGATCTGGGTGACAAGGGTTCGGCGTAGCAGGTCCATTGGGAGGAATTtgctgcaacagaaaaaaaagcttcatgATGTCTTGACTTTCCTGAAAatcgtgtgtgtgaatgttgcTCTTGCCCTGTGGAATGTAAGAGCAAATatgtctgtgcttttttttttcgatttatGTCTGTGCTTTTCTCCTcgagaaaataataagaaggAACCAATGCTCGTAGTCGGACTTGTGGACTGTCGGTCGTGGTCAAGGGAAGACAATGACTGTGATGACTGTTACATGTTTGTCTTCACTGAAGCCTCTTTATTCTTCAGCCATTCTATAAATGATCATCATTTACTCACACGTGTCCAGTACTAAGACAAACGATACAGGCTGACTATATTTTCTTCCCTCTGCAACCCGTGTGCATTAAGGACAATCCACTAagctgttattttctgttttaaagaaCTGTGCCAGAAGGGAAAAATGAGTTCCGGGAAGTTTTGGAAAATAAAAGTAGGAGTGGATAAAGTATGGTTACAACGTAAAAAGCATAGAAAAAAGATGTATAAGTGTTTAGTTCTAATGAGCCTACCCCAGTCCAAATGATAAAATCGCCACGTGTGTCGAATCACTTTTTGTAGTTCCCTACGACCTATCCAAACGCCTGATAAACCCGCAGCTAGGGGGTCACACGGTGACCTGGTGTGACCCTAAGGAGCACTTGACCTCAGACGGAGGTCAGCCGTCTGCTCAGACGTCCGTCAGAGAATGGGGTGG
Proteins encoded:
- the LOC112575465 gene encoding uncharacterized protein LOC112575465; the protein is MDLLRRTLVTQILLLHVVWCHPNFQTLIPNGNRVPHPCVEGQTWLGVGHKYPAGGGVRNMFGMDFSKFGATWNTKICRADSDGDGRTNGEELGDPDCTWRPGKSPFRITNITHPGVCEPVDLPICRQKNSWLKCMPGNFECEAFKDKDLQNLTLRLPPTHVPPHETTYSCMLFRLHDDTSRHLVAAQPLLNNTSTVHHMLLFGCRDDGTLQDSKEPYQCEMVPHVLCQEVIVAWTIGIQGDCIHQEAGFRLGKNGYKVVALQVHWNNPQKSSALMDSSGLIIHITPNLRRYDAGILVFGHLYLQVDPVSTNDGDDDDGKMRKGGSGDATRAYVNTTKSLQTYTSTCPRHCLTAMFPSSIRITQAINHMHHLGKSQRMELLRNGTLVRDLAVDLTYDYDSPVVHRLDPPVELHPGDEIRTTCVFRRPTSGSPVCYGDGTSDEMCFGFLTYFPLQSTLVQPWCTSRRSLISCERTLPDFWDNPIQGCRWKDFIRPPSKEAISIVKTVLQACYPDKQLRCSQKCREKLQETKKHPCFVGDIGYYIVSKIRGVGPDGVGFADAWFTCNCEEKFDYCERASPGGKEVLGTRQAKRCVADDEGEPKPTSDSRTSSGASRIGTDSQMALTQELTCLVTLLMSVLTMRSGAAVL